In Procambarus clarkii isolate CNS0578487 chromosome 30, FALCON_Pclarkii_2.0, whole genome shotgun sequence, the DNA window ATATTTACACATCACGTATATTTAAACTCCACAATTATTCCTTAAACcaaagtctagtgtttaaacttaataaagtAATGTTGACTATGACTGGTTCTTCGATAATTATACCATAAACCACAGACTCTCTTGCTATGAATAAATTTGTTGATGCAGTGGATGCTAATGCCGCTAACCCTATAAAttcataaaatttatttatttatttatttatatacaagaaggtacattgggttagagagaatacatagcatagcatttacaatcttgtaaagccactggtacgcgcagcgtttcaggcaggtccttaatctaacagataattttaaataagtaaattctagcagaattaataaaatgataacagatacattgcaagaaaaaaaatgagatgagagagaatagtaagtatattaaagcacattggtatattaaagctctggttgatacattgacaacttgattagtaatttaaacaagattaacagacaccgtacaaCAGATTGATAGCacgtataagaagacagcaataatcacaatggtaaagatgtttggattttgtacataaagatagggagattgggtagcaatagatacagtgcaattttaaagcaacaaggtaaaaaaaactatgcagatgagattaggtactttttagttttgtttttgaatgacgcaaaagttggacagcttttctattcattagggagtgagttccatagactgggtccctttatttgcatagagtgtttacacagattaagtttgactctggggatatcaaagagatatatatttctggtgtggtgataatgggtcccattacatctgtccagggagagtttcagagcaggatttgcgtttaagaacagggttttgtaaatgtaattgacacaagaaaatttgtggagtgagattatgtttaacacattaagggagttaaacaagggggctgagtgttgtctgaaagcagaatttgttattattctgatagcagatttttgctgggtgatgatggacttgaggtggtttgcagtggttgaaccccatgcacagataccataattaagatagggataaattagtgcataatatagagagatgagagcagagttaggtacataatatctgatttgggagattatcccaactgttttagagactttcttagttatgtgttatatgtgggtgctgaagttgagtctcttgtctaggaataggccaagaaactttccatcatttttattactaatgtttacattatctatctgaagctgaattgcatttgtagatttgcatccaaataaaatgtagtaggtcttttttatgttaagtgttagtttagtggttgacatccataagtggactttttttagttcattattaacaacatcatttagtgtatgtgggttggggttagagtagatgagggtagtatcatcagcaaacaaaataggtttcagaatgttagagacattaggcagatcattgatgtatataagaaataggagaggtcccaagatgctgccctgtggcactccaacggttattggtagagtgggagaggttatattattgatggttacacattggggtctgtcactaagataggattggatatagtccagtgcatggcctcggattccataatgatggagtttacgtaagaggtaattgtgattaacagtgtcaaaggcctttctcagatcaatgaagagtccaatcggaaactcatttttgtcaagggctgagtaaattatatcaaggggactaataattgcatcgttggtactcttttggaagCGGAAgcaaaactgacaggggctaagaaagtcgaattttacgagataggagtagagctgtttgtagaaaaaaatttcaaatatttttgataggatgggtaggtttgatattggtcaataattgtttatgtctgccggattacctcctttatgaactggcgttacttttGTTTTTTTAAGAATAACAGGGAAGATATGACACTCAAggaatttgttgaacagcagagctataggtggcgcaagggcgtgggaggcgctcttgtatacaatggatgggatttcactgatgttcccagccttggtttttagtgagtgtatgatggacacaacatctgtcgggctgactggtgaaagaagaagagagtttggatagctgcctgagagatatgtgtctgagtctgtgggattttactggcaaggttaccaccaaccgatgaaaagaagctattaaattcatttgccatttctaaatcagttgacggtgtaaagccatccttagagagtgttatctggttgtgggagtgttgttttgttcctaggatattagagatggtataccatgtgcttttcatattgccttttgcttctttgaatctagtctcataatatgaaagtttggtttttcttatgatactggtaagcactgatgagtaccttttaactacttcctttgtaactagcctaatcctaaatttcttttcatattcatgctttttgttgattgatttgattatgccacttgtaagccacggattgttttttcttttgtcagttacttgtttggtaaggaggggacagtgagtgttgtagagtcttagagttttggagagaaagaggttagttaatgagtttatatcctgtgtattattgaattcagattcccagttaatattgtgaagtgcattagagattgcctaaagctgattcactgtgttgcCTGAataagagtttcttgctttctggtggtattgtatccatgtttgctatgaggaaggtaggatagtggtcagttattctatcatagattaccccaaatgtaaggggagctgtcatattagtccataagtgattcaaggtagtggcagatgtttgagtgactcgggtgggcttggtgattgtggggattagcatgcaggagtgcatgctgttacggaaatagtcaacgtgAGAGTTATTTTGAAAACCctggtcaatattgaagtcacctcctagaatgatgtgatttttgttgagattgttatttatgataagattccttacgttgtctgagaatgaagctatgttggtattaggaaatcaaaAGATGGTACCGATAGTCAGGGAaggtttaagggatttactggagaacttggcaaaggtatattcacaatagtcgtctctatcactaatgacactattgcagatgaaggtatctttgtaatatattgctgtgccacctccctttttattaggcctgcagttatgaatggctttataaccagctaagttgtagagttgggtatagtctttacttagccaagtttctgttaaaatgatgaatgataatttagtacctagtgctgtgagtagtgcatttatatcatcaaaatgtttgccaagtgacctaacattttggttgtaaactgataagcaggtgctatttaagagtttgttttttgcaagatttgctgtgtaatacctgcaataatgatgatcaatgtgctgatttgtgtggatatgagacagaagatttcgatcaggatcaatatcagtaagcatatagatgcaataatgtcacgatacaataagataagcaattataaGAACaagttaaatactaaatctgctgtaaatagaaaataattgtagcaaaacacaacaataaatgtaagtacaCAAAAAATCGAAACAATTTGAAGTTGAGTAAAGATCACCGTAGATAGTCAGGAAggatacagaagttaggttaagagagaagaaaaaatcagtagactgacaagaataatatatagcaaaaaataatgagacaaataataatcgtaaagtaaaaataatcttaaaaataaattagttaatatagcttagttgtgaacctataattagtatgaacttaagaaaacaaaatgagctcaataattaattacaacaaatgatgtataaatcaaattacaattaaatataaaaatttaaaaaaaaattaaaaataacagggtaagattatatttatgagcaagattttactaagacactgaggtagatgcttacataaatactaagtctgctataattagataattattatagtaaaacacaacaataaatgcaagtatacAAAAAAAATggaacaattagaagtagaataaagaACACTCGATACccatgaaggatacacaagtttggtggagaaaacaaaaaatcactagagactgtcaagatgaatataaaaaaaaattagacaaatgataattgtaaagtaaaataatcttaaagataattaattttatttatcttagtttttaacctataattagtatgaacttagttaagaaaacaaaatgagattaataattaatttcaataaatgacatagatcagtacatttaaatttaaaattaaaaagaatagggtaaaattagatttaagagtaaaattttacaatgatactgaggtagatgtttGCATAAGTGCTTGGAGACTTGATTGAATACTTAGGAACTTATAagtatgagagaacattaggtaaatggtaaggcagagacaacaccttggacaaggttagattaagttaggttaggctcaggcactcaaagagttattttcagtattggcattggtcgggttcaggttttcagatataccacaatcactaaagaaggccagtagttgttggtcacacttaaTTTCATTGATTAAATTCATatctcccagagcaccatggcacaaAGTCTTCTATGAACGCATGATTGTTACAATAAAACGATTTCTCTTaggaaaaccctacaccgccaaaagattgacatGCTGAAGCTCTAAACCGTTGTCATAGAAATGGAAGCTCGAGTTAACAACTGACTGCTTACCTACCTGTTATGAATCCATATACTTGATTCTAACATTTATCATGATAAACATGTATGTTCATTATTCTTCTTCAGTTATTTTAAATTAAACATTATACCCATTTGTTTTGTAATATACATGTTTGAATTatttgtagcatgctgtagtgtgcttgTAAGAGATGTTATTATTGTTGAGTTAGGggtgacgacgatcgtgggatcgaatGTGCCCCGACGTACCCGGCAATGGTTAATCACGAAGCCCGGAAAGGTGAAACGTCAAACCAAATTGCGAACCAAGTGATGCCAATCAtaggaaactaatatgccatgcGGGAAAGAAACACAGACAAGCAGATGATTGGGAAGCCCCAGGAGTCACTCAGGTTGACAAGCACCGGCACCGCCCCACACAAAGAACACTGagaagcaaaaccaaaaactaaaaggcaaaagtcatccagtgtcctccggGAGAGCAGAAGCCAgtcgcccaccacggctgagggcacaccaggagcccaccaagactctccaacccccggcacctctcggccatgcAGGCCccagaacaccgtcaccccgccgggagaacaaGCGAGAACACGTAAAAATTTATCAACAATCCCATGATCCAAGGCGATATGAGCGCCAGGTGTCGTACAACCGGATcgttgaatagggatgccaaacgacggtagcaaagccaaaacgcgaaacgtgaTCAGGCGGAAACAGAACGTGATcaggcggaggaggtgtccagGCGTCTGCTTGTTGTCAAGGTTGAATCAGGTGAGCTTGGAGCTGAGTGTCTGCTTGTAGGAGATATTTTGCTAATGCTATTGCATGTTAATTCATATGGGGAAGAGACAgtggcgtctcatggggggatgatcatatttgggatgttccaacAATGCGTGCAGTGGCATTACCTAGCTTCACTGATTTACCCCTGTAAATATTTCAGTTTCTTGTATGTACATATTTCTTAATTACACCTTATCAGTGTTATATGCATATAAGtatagttataattatgttcttaagtatttCGCACAgatagcagagtatctagagaTTTCATTTGGTTCATAGTTGGTAACTTGTAGACACCATGTCATGCATGCTCCAGCAACGTTAGTCGCGTGGGTGAAGCTGGCTGGGGTGGACATGTTATGAGATAAGTCTTTGGTACCTGTTTATTGTTTACTAACATAGCTAATTGTCTAGTTAGACCATTATTTGCATACCCATCTATTCATTTAAGTTTTAAAATAGTGATCAGTgctaatatatataatgatattgtgttATTTCATTCTGGTGCaataatatttctggctgcctgtatttcatttatatgtttgtatgtttCTTTGTTGCTCTTACTTAAAGTATATTGCTTTGCTGAATTAAGCAGATGAATTATTTACCCTAAACATTTGTAGTAGGcaaggccgcatatttatatattttgattaCTGCAAAAGCAGAGGAATCATACCAAAAGGTCTAGGGTCATAACAAAATAAGACCTATGTCTGGGAGAATTAATTCCCATAATTCAATGTACTAAATAGTGTACATGTTATTAATTGTTAATACCTTCCTAGGTACTGTGTGTTTATATGGTGTTACCCAACCAAGCCTGTGTACCATTTCTCTGTTCATTCTGAGCTGCTTGTGGACGTTTTCTCAACACTTCACGATTGCGGCAAGTGTACAGCTTGTGCCAGGAGCCAAGcaaaccttcagtgttgttgtaattGATAGTTGTGCTAATAAAGCTGACAATGGAGGAACAAGTTGCTTTGTTGGTGGCGCAGCCTAATTTTGGTGAAATTAAAGACTTGAAGAAGTCTGGGTTGTTGTACATGGCTGAAAGGCTAAATCTAACAGTTTCCAAGAGAATGTTAAAGGCTCAGTTAGTAAGAgtcattgtcacacacttggtggaggaggagaaactCGACGAGGAGTGGTTAAAGGAAtaagaagaagagtcaagtgaccaggtgcaattctaaagttagagatGGAATCTAAGCTAGAGATGGCTAAGTTAGAAGCTGAGAAACAGAGGTTGGAGATGTATAATCGCCAAAAACAGCTGGAGTTGGAGACTCAGCAGCAGATGCTTGAGGCTCAGAACCAGCAAAGACAATTGGAGCTTGAAGCTCATGCTAAACAACAAGTGGAACAAGAatcacagagcagaagaagtgagGCTCAGCTGCAACTAGAAGAAGTTAGGCGGCAACAATTGGAAATTCAACAGAGTATAGCAACAAATAATAACAGATTAGAGGAACCGAGAATTGCAGTAGGACATGGTGACACTAGTAATCATACAGGTAGTACTGATAACTCTTTAAAGTTTAGGGAAAATGTAGTTTAACCTCaattcaatgaggaagatccagAAATAATCTTTTTGCATTTCCAGAAGTTAGCAGTCAGTACGAATTGACCTGCGGATCAGTGGACTGCCATCATGCAAGGACAGTTTAAAGAGAAAGCCCAGGAAATTTTTGCATCTCTTTCTGCCGCTAATGATTTTGACTTTAACTTTGTTCAACagagcatcttaaatgcataccagCAGACCCCAGAGGTCCATAGACAGAAATTTAGAGGTATAAAGAGAGCACATGATCAGACCATTTCTGATTTTGCGAGAGTTAAAATTAATCATTTTGATAGATGGGTAGAAGCACTTTCAATTACAGATTTTGAGACTTTGAGAAACCTCATAGTGATAGAGAAGATTTTAGgctgtctaccagagaaattagcattgCTTATAGCTGAACATAAACAGACCAACAACATTATAAAACTAGCCAAGCTACCAGACGAACACGAGTTACTCACTAAGGTAATTGATCATTACCTTGGTAATTATTGGTAATTAATTTCGAGCCCAATCAATTACTTATAATTTTAAGAGTAATTATCAGGTTCCAAAATCTAGTGTTTTCCAGACCAGACCAGCTAACCCACTTTCTCCCCTGAactcttctcctgtaaagccaaaGTTTGAAAAAAATAGACAGGGTTGTCACCCTCAAATAATGTAGTGTCTAAACCTGCAGTTGTTTCGACAATTGGCAGATATTGCAAGCATTgaaagagaagaggtcatgtggctAATTCTTGTTTTACCTTGCATCCGGAGTTGAAACCTACCGGTCTGATTATGAGACAGGGGTTGCAAGCCATTAATACTAATGTTGTTCCAGTCACGCCCAAATGGATGACTAATTTTAAACCGTACCTATATTCAGGTACTTTACTTTGCACCAGTGGAAGCTGGAAGCCAGTGCGGTTATTGAGGGACACTAGTGCTTCTCAATCTGTAATTTCTCCCCATGCCCTTGCTgctgttagcacagaagacaccgGTCAAGTAGTATTATTGCAGGGTATTGGAGGTCAtgtccagcgtgtaccattagtTAAAATTCACCTGAAGTcaactattacaccaggttggtgcactgtagcagttagtgagcagttgcccatcccTGAGGTTGATGTTATTTTAGGTAATGATATTGACAAGTGTTAGTGTCCTAATATGTTCACTAACCCTAGTTGTGCGCTGGCTCAACCGGATGCGGATCATGGTGTCATCTATTCAGTCTATTTGTGACctgatccatgggtaagcagggTGAGGTAAATCCTGTGACTTCCAAGGTGGATGTTTTtgaggccaggaccccttcagacagggaggtagaggtggatcttgaggatacATTCCTTGCTCAcgcggatgtcgagagtgaggctggtACCAAAGCCTTGATTTATTCTCACCAAGAGGATGGTCTGGAAGAGGTGGCCCAGATACCAGTTCCTTGCCTGCTTGTTCCAGCTGCTGAGTCCCAG includes these proteins:
- the LOC138369838 gene encoding arginine and glutamate-rich protein 1-like: MESKLEMAKLEAEKQRLEMYNRQKQLELETQQQMLEAQNQQRQLELEAHAKQQVEQESQSRRSEAQLQLEEVRRQQLEIQQSIATNNNRLEEPRIAVGHGDTSNHTGSTDNSLKFRENVV